A segment of the Panacibacter ginsenosidivorans genome:
CAATACGCTGCACTTTTTTAGCAGGTCTGCAACCAACAACCATCGCCATTAAAGCAATTGCATAAAACAAATATTTTTTCATTCTTATTATTTATGATCTGCCTGTGTGTCCAAAACCGCCGGCGCCCCTTTGCGTTTCATTTATCTCAATAGAAGGTTCCCATTCCACACTTACTACACGCTGAATAATTAATTGTGCAATTCTATCCCCATTGTTTATAGGCTGCTCTTCTACCGAAAGATTAATAAGTATAACTTTTATTTCGCCCCTGTAATCTGCATCTATAGTACCGGGTGTGTTTAAACAGGTTATACCCTGTTTTAGAGCAAGCCCGCTACGAGGTCTTATCTGTGCTTCGTATCCTTCAGGTAATTCAATAAATATACCAGTTGGTATTGCGGCTCTTTGCATTGGTAATAAAATAAAAGTTTTAGAAAGATTTGCCCGTATATCCATACCAGAAGAGCCGCTTGTAGCGTAGGCAGGCAAAGGATTTGCAGAATGATTAATGATCTTTACATTTATTTTTTCCACGCGGCAAATGTAGATAAATGAATCTGTTTGACGATAGTTGTATGAAACTGCATTGTTAAAGTTACAACGATTGCAACAGCACGGTCGCATAAGCCATTAATCCTTCTTCGCGGCCTACAAATCCCATCTTTTCTGTAGTAGTGGCTTTAATGGAAATATCATTTTCACTTAAACCCAAAATACCTGCAATTGTTTGTTGCATAGAAACAATATAAGGTTTTATTTTCGGTGCCTGTAAGCACAATGATGTATCAATATTTATAATGCTGTAACCTTTGGTTTTAATAAGCTCTGCTGTTTTTGACAATAATATTTTACTGTCAATATTTTTAAACGCATTATCCGTATCAGGAAAATGCACTCCAATATCTCCAAGACATGCAGCGCCAAGCAATGCATCGCATATAGCATGCAGCAATACATCTGCATCACTATGGCCCAGAGCCCCTTTACTGTGAGGTATCTTTACACCGCCCAGCCATAGGTCACGCCCCTCTGTTAACTGGTGAAAATCTACACCCATTCCAATTCTTATACTCATAAATATTTTATTGTTTTAAATAAATTATGTACCCCACACTACCGCTTTTATTAAGCATGGTTGCGTCGCACTCTTGTACTGTTTCATTTTATACAGCACATAAATAGCTGGCCCATAAAATTCAATGCCAAACGAAGGAAAGAAAAAAAATCAAAAAGGGATGGTATCATTTTCAGATACTATCCCTTTTAATTATTTACCAATGGTTGGTGAATAGAATTGTTGCTGTACAAGTGAGTGACACAACCGGAGTTAAATAGTGTTTCAAATGCCGGTTACAAAAATTTATTTTCTGTTATTCTGCAGCTTCACCAAGATCAAAGATTACGCTAAAGCGTATGGTATTTGACAAAGCATTGCGTGTAACTCCATTACCTGAAGGCGCCAGGTAAGAAAAATTAAACCCGAATACATTATATTTTAAACCAACACCAGCCGTAAAATAACTTTGACCACCCTGGCTTTTTGGTTGTAAAAAATAACCGGCTCTTAAAGAAAACTGGTCGTTATAAGTATATTCAGCCCC
Coding sequences within it:
- the dut gene encoding dUTP diphosphatase yields the protein MEKINVKIINHSANPLPAYATSGSSGMDIRANLSKTFILLPMQRAAIPTGIFIELPEGYEAQIRPRSGLALKQGITCLNTPGTIDADYRGEIKVILINLSVEEQPINNGDRIAQLIIQRVVSVEWEPSIEINETQRGAGGFGHTGRS
- the ispF gene encoding 2-C-methyl-D-erythritol 2,4-cyclodiphosphate synthase, producing MSIRIGMGVDFHQLTEGRDLWLGGVKIPHSKGALGHSDADVLLHAICDALLGAACLGDIGVHFPDTDNAFKNIDSKILLSKTAELIKTKGYSIINIDTSLCLQAPKIKPYIVSMQQTIAGILGLSENDISIKATTTEKMGFVGREEGLMAYATVLLQSL